From a single Staphylococcus epidermidis genomic region:
- a CDS encoding NADH-dependent flavin oxidoreductase has product MSKEIFDTFKFKCGAELKNRVLMAPMTIQAGYFDGSVTSEMIDYYQFRAGDASAIIVESCFVENHGRGFPGAIGIDNDDKIPGLKRLAEAIQAKGSKAILQLYHAGRMANPKFNEGEQPISASPIAALRPDAVPPREMTHAQINQMIDDFGEATRRAIEAGFDGVEIHGANTYLLQQFFSPHSNRRQDSWGGSREKRTRFPIEVLTKVQHVVAEKEASHFIIGYRFSPEEIEEPGIRFEDTMFLLNTLAEYEPDYFHISANSYQRTSIVNQEDTEPLINKYIKMQSAQLAKIPLIGVGSIAQRQDAEHALELGYDLLSVGKAYLVEPQWTDKISQNEEVEQFVDIHDQKVLHIPSPLWKVMDFMILDKEEEHRKYEKLKALQNKKVKFNKGTYHVYAKGHNGNLPMKVQLSEDKIVSIEVDDSGESEGIANPVFERLPQDIINGQTLNVDVISGATVTSEGIVQGIADAIEQAGEDPDILRARPKPVVQWSDEVVEETADVVVIGTGGAGLSAAATVLDEGKEVIMLEKFAAIGGNTIRTGGQVNAAEPKWQNAFPALAGEKETLIQLLNHDENDIDEAYIEDFNTLKRQIKDYLENSSNEDEYLFDSVELHRIQTYLGGKRKDRNNVEISGDYDLVKTLTDNVLESVYWLKDKGVHFDRSFVDMPVGALWRRGHKPMKAQGLEYIENLGDYVKHNHGRIFTETTAEKLIKEGNQVVGIEARKANGAKVKIHTRHGVVLATGGFGANTKMLQQYNTYWDNIPDDIKTTNSPAITGDGIRLGVQAGADIVGMGFSQMMPISDPKTGALFTGLIVTPSNFVFVNKEGQRFVNEFESRDVLSKAALEQKDGIFYIIADANIKALAMNTTEDKINQELEDGTLVKADTLEALAQKLNIDTTTFVNTIERYNTFVEQGQDEDFNKNAFDLKIEKAPFYATPRKPAIHHTMGGLKINTHAQVIDVEGHIIEGLYAAGEVAGGIHAGNRLGGNALADIFTFGRIAGQSAVTK; this is encoded by the coding sequence ATGAGTAAGGAAATATTCGATACTTTTAAATTTAAATGTGGTGCCGAATTAAAAAATAGAGTATTAATGGCACCCATGACTATCCAAGCTGGGTATTTTGATGGAAGTGTTACATCAGAAATGATTGATTATTATCAATTTAGAGCTGGTGATGCTTCAGCAATCATTGTTGAAAGTTGTTTTGTTGAAAATCACGGACGAGGATTTCCGGGAGCTATAGGTATTGATAATGATGACAAAATACCTGGACTCAAACGTTTAGCAGAAGCGATTCAAGCTAAGGGATCAAAAGCGATTTTGCAACTTTATCATGCCGGAAGAATGGCAAATCCTAAATTTAATGAAGGAGAGCAGCCGATATCTGCGAGCCCCATTGCAGCATTAAGACCTGATGCTGTACCACCTAGAGAAATGACACATGCTCAAATCAATCAGATGATTGATGACTTTGGAGAGGCTACACGTCGCGCTATAGAAGCGGGGTTTGATGGTGTCGAAATTCATGGCGCCAACACATACTTATTACAACAATTTTTCTCTCCACATTCTAATCGGAGACAAGATTCATGGGGAGGCAGTCGTGAAAAACGTACACGATTTCCAATCGAAGTTTTAACAAAGGTTCAACACGTCGTTGCTGAAAAAGAGGCTTCTCATTTTATTATAGGATATCGATTCTCACCTGAAGAAATTGAAGAACCAGGCATACGTTTTGAAGATACTATGTTTTTACTAAATACATTAGCAGAATATGAACCTGATTACTTCCATATATCAGCAAACAGTTATCAACGTACATCTATTGTGAATCAAGAAGATACAGAACCTTTAATTAATAAGTACATCAAAATGCAAAGTGCACAGTTGGCAAAAATTCCATTAATTGGTGTAGGTAGTATTGCCCAACGACAAGATGCAGAACATGCCCTTGAACTAGGATATGATCTTTTAAGTGTTGGGAAAGCCTATTTAGTGGAACCACAATGGACAGATAAAATTTCACAAAACGAAGAAGTAGAACAATTTGTCGATATACATGATCAGAAAGTACTTCACATACCATCCCCTTTATGGAAAGTAATGGACTTTATGATTTTAGATAAAGAAGAAGAGCATCGTAAATATGAAAAATTAAAAGCACTTCAAAATAAAAAAGTTAAATTTAACAAAGGTACGTATCATGTCTATGCAAAAGGTCATAATGGCAACTTACCTATGAAAGTCCAATTATCAGAAGATAAGATTGTAAGTATCGAGGTAGATGATAGCGGAGAGTCTGAAGGCATAGCGAACCCAGTGTTTGAACGTTTACCTCAAGATATTATCAATGGGCAAACACTGAATGTAGATGTCATTTCAGGTGCGACAGTAACAAGTGAAGGCATCGTGCAAGGTATTGCAGATGCAATTGAACAAGCAGGAGAAGACCCAGATATTTTACGGGCGCGTCCTAAACCAGTTGTTCAGTGGTCTGATGAGGTCGTTGAAGAGACGGCTGACGTCGTTGTAATCGGTACAGGAGGTGCCGGACTCAGTGCAGCTGCTACGGTATTAGATGAAGGAAAAGAAGTCATCATGCTTGAGAAATTTGCGGCTATAGGTGGCAATACTATCCGTACAGGTGGTCAAGTCAACGCTGCTGAGCCTAAATGGCAAAATGCATTCCCGGCACTTGCTGGTGAAAAAGAGACACTCATACAGTTATTAAATCATGATGAAAATGATATAGATGAAGCTTACATTGAAGATTTCAATACTTTAAAACGTCAAATTAAAGACTATCTTGAAAATAGCAGTAATGAAGATGAATATCTTTTTGATTCTGTCGAATTACATCGTATTCAAACATATTTAGGTGGTAAACGTAAAGATCGTAATAATGTCGAAATATCAGGTGATTATGATTTAGTTAAAACACTCACAGATAACGTTTTGGAATCTGTATACTGGTTGAAAGACAAAGGTGTACATTTTGATCGTTCGTTTGTAGATATGCCTGTGGGTGCTTTATGGCGTCGTGGTCATAAACCAATGAAAGCACAAGGTTTAGAGTACATTGAAAATTTAGGAGACTACGTTAAACATAATCATGGTCGTATTTTTACAGAAACTACTGCAGAAAAGTTAATCAAAGAAGGTAATCAAGTTGTTGGTATTGAAGCACGTAAAGCAAATGGTGCTAAAGTGAAGATTCATACACGTCATGGTGTAGTGTTGGCTACTGGTGGCTTTGGAGCGAATACAAAAATGCTACAACAATATAATACGTATTGGGATAATATTCCTGATGACATTAAGACAACGAATTCTCCTGCAATTACAGGTGATGGTATCCGTTTAGGTGTGCAGGCAGGCGCTGACATCGTAGGTATGGGATTCTCTCAAATGATGCCGATTTCTGATCCGAAGACAGGTGCATTATTTACTGGATTAATCGTAACACCTTCAAACTTTGTCTTCGTTAATAAGGAAGGACAACGTTTTGTTAACGAATTTGAAAGTAGAGATGTATTATCTAAGGCAGCATTAGAACAAAAAGACGGTATCTTCTATATTATTGCAGATGCAAATATTAAAGCACTAGCTATGAATACAACTGAGGACAAAATTAATCAAGAATTAGAAGACGGCACTTTAGTAAAAGCAGATACCTTAGAAGCATTAGCCCAAAAATTAAACATTGATACAACTACTTTTGTGAACACGATTGAAAGATATAATACCTTCGTAGAACAAGGACAAGATGAGGATTTCAATAAAAATGCATTTGATTTAAAAATTGAAAAAGCACCATTCTATGCGACACCACGTAAACCTGCAATACATCATACTATGGGTGGTTTAAAAATAAACACGCATGCACAAGTTATAGATGTTGAAGGTCATATCATTGAAGGTTTATATGCGGCTGGTGAAGTTGCCGGTGGTATTCATGCTGGTAACCGTTTAGGCGGAAATGCACTGGCAGATATTTTTACTTTTGGTCGCATTGCCGGTCAAAGTGCTGTAACGAAATAA